One window from the genome of Pempheris klunzingeri isolate RE-2024b chromosome 7, fPemKlu1.hap1, whole genome shotgun sequence encodes:
- the c5 gene encoding complement C5, giving the protein MKVCVVLMCLCCLCWRTVADESRSYLITAPLSLRLDAVETVLLQLFGFNQEVIVHVFLKTSMAPSHVILAQDVVTLNTANHHQGAAKVRLLPGQVDKSVSHVILHIQSTEINQHLSVPVSRTNGFLFIQTDKPLYTPYQSVKVRAFSLNQELRPANRSVFLTFKDPDQMTVDTVEMIDVNNGIPSMQNPFKIPIKPKLGIWSIEASYSDDFTTTAKTDFEVKEYVLPSISILVEPEANYISYGSFNSFNFKVSARYLHGAPVADGEVFLRYGYVSGKNNPVLIPSSFSRERLSLTGEVDVTVNMEKVLSKHNGLKDLNSLVGKYLYITVLLQEDMGGISQEAEFAAVKFVKSPYSLSLVSTPPFIKPGLPYNVQVLVKDHLDKPVNRVPVRLVERQLFIQGKENEEVPCPDSANSQSDGLAVFICNTPREGIKVALKFETADLTLPAASQASLSLEAVAYHSPNQRYLYIDPPLPSHGLEVGRFASIKVYSATPSYVPVKALSYMILSKGTVVDFGSQKFVSGSDNKQTLSFQVTSSMAPSIRLLVYYILFGEGTSELVADSVWLDVRDKCVNGLQTELSHRKRDYKPKEKLRLDIQTNQEGLVALSAVDTAVFTLRPNYRDPVTMVLRHIERSDQGCGGGGGKDSADVFRLAGLTFITNANAQPATSNAACTAAVRPKRALTDEEKAKKAKSYGPKKICCENGMRYIPKSMSCHDFAHQIVRKNPPCREIFKACCEFIQQHLDQDHNLVLGRHELGADFDMAPSLVRSYFPESWMWEVQRVSPGRMSAIRPLPDTLTTWEIKAIGMFKNGMCVAEPVQVSVSLPLSLDVPLPYQVVRGEQLELKGSVYNQQADIITFCVTLTVGPAVCLLQSQPAAGGLHSTACTWSRLSAGGVHKVTFTVLGLEPGEHTLTFTLKTREGNKDILEKKLRVVPEGLRKETYSGGRLDPQGLYGSDKTIVELKNKLPSNIVPNTAVERMLTINGEILGDVLTVVHSPEGLRKLINLPAGSAEAELGGLLPLAQVFQYLETTRSWDVLGADIQKNAADLRQKIREGLVSVSSFRGGDSSYSMWSRGESSTWLTALVVKTLSLVDLSVSVDHQSLSESVSWLIHHAQQPDGSFTDKSSFRANKAAGTDAVAQSVYLTSFVLIALHRATSIKDPILQLRFHDDSMASAASYISQHALGVKSVYVRAVATYALTLRDPNSISASQLLSTLESLARQKGHPAVLRYWQESNVTADWLTPDQSSGQTVETTAYVLLTVLLKGRIQYANPILSWLTQDQHYGEGFYSIQDTVMTLEALTEYSRVVPRAVLNQDINVRYKRKGALRRVQLSQRQPVASPIQVTKDDDITASTGYGGGVSNVKMKTVYYETAASTETCNFDLTIEVAGADSANPSLQAPHLVACAKYKPPPNEMLTESGLTVMKIQMPTGVEAYLEDLRQFRDAMEPVISHYELQGNTVVIQSDAVPSDDFLCVGFRIRTSFRVSGSSEALFSVYEPQDKGSMCTKQFSSEEQKLQRLCVGDQCQCMTAACAAYRGNIDLTLTAAKRTHETCQPHIKYAYRVTVKSSAAEGDFMTYTATVAEVLKNTDKEFEAVSSGTEVDLVKKVTCSAVDIQNDKQYLVMGASGSEVTLSQGFKYRLPLDSEALVELWPTDCSSPECSDYISQLEDFALDLQLVSCPDSS; this is encoded by the exons ATGAAGGTGTGTGTCGTCctgatgtgtctgtgttgtctctGTTGGAGGACAGTGGCCGACGAGTCCAGATC gtATCTGATaacagctcctctctctctgcgcCTGGATGCTGTGGAGACggtgttgctgcagttgtttggTTTTAACCAGGAAGTGATTGTCCATGTATTCCTGAAGACCTCCATGGCTCCCAGTCATGTGATTCTGGCTCAGGATGTCGTGACCCTCAACACCGCAAACCACCACCAGGGCGCCGCCAAAGTCCGG cTGCTCCCAGGTCAGGTGGATAAGAGTGTGAGTCATGTGATCCTCCACATCCAATCAACAGAGATCAACCAgcacctgtctgtccctgtcaGCCGCACCAACGGCTTCCTGTTCATCCAGACTGACAAACCGCTGTACACCCCGTATCAGAGCG ttaAAGTGAGGGCATTTTCTCTGAACCAGGAGCTGAGGCCAGCCAATCGCAGTGTCTTCCTGACCTTCAAG GACCCAGATCAGATGACAGTGGACACCGTGGAGATGATTGATGTCAACAACGGAATCCCATCAATGCAAAACCCCTTCAAGATCCCCATTAAGCCAAA GTTGGGGATTTGGTCCATCGAAGCATCCTACTCTGACGACTTCACCACAACAGCGAAAACGGACTTTGAAGTTAAAGAATATG TTCTTCCCAGTATCTCCATCCTCGTGGAGCCAGAAGCGAACTACATCAGCTATGGAAGTTTCAACAGCTTCAACTTCAAGGTCTCTGCCAG GTATCTCCACGGTGCTCCGGTGGCTGATGGCGAAGTGTTTCTGCGCTACGGCTACGTTAGCGGGAAGAACAATCCTGTTCTCATCCCCAGCTCCTTTtccagagagaga TTGTCCCTGACAGGTGAAGTGGACGTGACCGTTAACATGGAGAAGGTCCTGTCCAAACACAACGGACTGAAAGACCTCAACAGTCTGGTGGGGAAGTACTTGTacatcactgtgctgctgcaggaggacatGG gtggTATCAGTCAGGAGGCGGAGTTTGCCGCGGTGAAGTTCGTCAAATCACCTTACAGCCTGAGTCTGGTGTCCACGCCCCCCTTCATCAAACCTGGACTTCCTTATAACgtccag GTGTTGGTGAAGGATCACCTGGACAAACCGGTGAACCGGGTTCCGGTCCGTCTGGTGGAGCGGCAACTTTTCATACAGGGGAAGGAGAACGAGGAAGTCCCCTGTCCTGACAGCgccaacagccaatcagacggCCTCGCTGTCTTCATCTGCAACACGCCGAGAGAAGGAATTAAGGTGGCActgaag TTTGAGACGGCAGACCTCACCCTCCCAGCAGCCAGTCAGGCCAGTCTGAGTCTGGAGGCGGTGGCCTATCATTCCCCAAACCAGCGTTACCTCTACATCGACCCCCCGCTGCCCAGCCACGGCCTGGAGGTTGGGAGATTCGCCAGCATCAAGGTGTACTCGGCCACGCCCTCCTACGTGCCTGTGAAAGCGCTCAGCTACATG ATTCTCTCCAAAGGGACGGTGGTGGACTTCGGCAGTCAGAAGTTCGTCTCCGGCTCAGATAACAAACAAACTCTGAGCTTCCAGGTGACGTCCTCCATGGCCCCGTCCATCAGGCTGCTGGTCTACTACATCCTGTTCGGAGAAGGGACATCTGAGCTGGTGGCCGACTCCGTCTGGCTGGACGTGAGAGACAAGTGTGTCAACGGACTCCAG ACTGAGCTGTCACATCGTAAACGGGATTACAAACCGAAGGAAAAACTCCGACTGGACATCCAGACTAATCAGGAGGGTCTGGTTGCTCTTTCTGCTGTGGACACCGCCGTCTTCACACTACGACCCAACTACAGGGACCCCGTTACCATG GTTCTACGCCACATTGAGCGAAGTGACCAGGGATGTGGTGGAGGCGGCGGCAAAGACAGCGCAGACGTGTTCCGATTGGCCGGCCTCACCTTCATCACAAATGCCAACGCCCAACCAGCAACCAGCA atgCAGCGTGCACGGCAGCAGTGCGTCCAAAGAGAGCCCTAACTGATGAGGAGAAGGCAAAGAAAG CGAAGAGTTACGGTCCAAAGAAGATATGCTGTGAAAATGGAATGAGATACATCCCAAAGAGTATGAGCTGCCATGACTTTGCCCACCAGATCGTCCGTAAAAACCCTCCCTGCAGAGAGATTTTCAAGGCCTGCTGTGAGTTCATCCAGCAGCACCTGGACCAGGACCACAACCTTGTCCTGGGACGCCATG aactGGGTGCAGACTTCGACATGGCTCCTTCTCTGGTGCGGAGCTACTTCCCGGAGAGCTGGATGTGGGAGGTGCAACGCGTCAG TCCAGGCCGGATGTCTGCCATTAGGCCTCTACCAGACACTCTCACCACCTGGGAGATCAAGGCCATTGGCATGTTCAAGAACG GTATGTGTGTTGCAGAGCCAGTTCAGGTATCGGTCAGTTTGCCACTCAGTTTGGACGTCCCGCTGCCTTATCAAGTtgtcagaggagaacagctCGAGCTTAAGGGCTCAGTGTACAACCAGCAGGCTGACATCATCACG TTCTGTGTGACGCTGACAGTTGGCCCAGCTGTTTGCCTGCTGCAGTCCCAGCCGGCTGCTGGGGGACTGCACTCAACTGCCTGCACCTGGAGCCGCCTGTCTGCAGGGGGCGTGCACAAAGTGACCTTCACTGTGCTGGGCCTGGAGCCTGGAGAGCATACTCTGACCTTTACTCTGAAGACTCGTGAAGGAAACAAAGACATCCTGGAGAAGAAGTTACGAGTGGTG cCCGAGGGACTGAGGAAGGAGACATACTCTGGAGGGAGACTCGACCCACAGGGACTCTACG GTTCAGACAAGACAATAGTGGAGCTGAAGAACAAACTGCCGTCCAACATTGTTCCCAACACGGCTGTGGAGAGAATGCTGACTATCAATG GTGAGATTCTTGGTGACGTCCTCACAGTGGTGCACAGCCCTGAAGGTCTCAGAAAGCTCATCAATCTGCCAGCCGGGTCGGCAGAGGCGGAGCTCGGTGGACTGCTCCCTCTGGCCCAGGTGTTCCAGTACCTGGAGACGACAAGGAGCTGGGACGTCCTGGGAGCGGACATCCAGAAGAACGCAGCAGACCTGAGACAAAAGATTAGAGAGG gtctggTCAGTGTCAGTTCATTCAGAGGTGGAGACTCCAGTTACAGCATGTGGTCGAGGGGTGAATCCAGCACCTG gcTGACGGCTCTGGTGGTGAAGACTCTCTCTCTGGTTgatctcagtgtctctgtggacCACCAGTCCCTGTCAGAGTCTGTTTCCTGGTTGATTCATCACGCTCAGCAGCCGGATGGATCCTTCACTGACAAATCCTCCTTCAGAGCCAACAAG gctgcagggaCGGATGCAGTCGCCCAATCGGTGTATCTGACGTCCTTCGTGCTGATCGCGTTACACAGAGCGACGAGCATCAAAGACCCAATACTGCAGCTCCGA TTCCATGATGACAGCATGGCGTCGGCAGCCAGctacatttcccagcatgccctgGGTGTGAAGAGCGTGTATGTGCGTGCGGTGGCGACCTACGCTCTGACCCTCCGCGACCCCAACAGCATATCGGCCTCCCAGCTGCTCAGCACTCTGGAGAGCCTGGCTCGGCAGAAAG gtcacCCCGCTGTGCTCAGATACTGGCAGGAGTCCAACgtgacagctgattggctgacgCCCGACCAATCCAGCGGTCAGACGGTGGAGACGACAGCATATGTCCTGCTGACTGTGCTGCtcaag GGGAGAATACAGTACGCCAACCCCATCCTGTCCTGGCTGACCCAGGATCAGCACTATGGAGAAGGTTTCTACTCTattcag gACACAGTCATGACTCTGGAGGCCTTGACAGAGTACAGCAGGGTCGTCCCTCGGGCCGTTCTCAATCAGGACATCAACGTTCGCTACAAGAGGAAGGGAGCGCTTAGACGAGTCCAGCTCAGCCAGAGGCAACCTGTGGCCTCGCCCATCCAG gtgACGAAAGATGATGACATCACCGCGTCCACAGgttatggggggggggtgtccaACGTGAAG ATGAAGACAGTTTACTATGAGACCGCCGCGTCCACAGAAACATGTAACTTTGACCTCACCATAGAGGTGGCTGGCGCCGACTCTGCCA ATCCCAGTTTGCAAGCTCCTCACCTGGTCGCCTGTGCAAA GTATAAGCCTCCTCCTAACGAGATGTTAACAGAGTCCGGTCTGACGGTGATGAAGATCCAGATGCCAACAGGTGTGGAGGCTTACCTGGAGGACCTGAGACAG TTCAGAGATGCAATGGAACCAGTCATCTCCCACTATGAACTCCAAGGAAACACTGTGGTCATTCAGAGCGACGCT GTTCCCTCAGACGACTTCCTGTGTGTTGGATTTCGGATCAGGACCAGCTTCAGGGTGAGCGGGTCCAGCGAGGCCCTGTTCAGCGTCTATGAGCCTCAGGACAAAG GCAGTATGTGCACCAAACAGTTCTCCTCCGAGGAGCAGAAGCTGCAGCGCCTCTGTGTGGGTGACCAGTGTCAGTGTATGACAG ctgCGTGCGCTGCCTACAGAGGAAACATTGATTTGACGCTGACAGCAGCCAAACGTACCCATGAGACCTGCCAGCCCCACATCAAATATG CCTACAGGGTGACGGTGAAGTCTTCAGCAGCAGAAGGAGACTTTATGACCTACACGGCCACCGTAGCTGAAGTCCTGAAGAACACAGATAAAG AGTTTGAAGCGGTGAGTTCAGGTACAGAGGTGGACTTGGTGAAAAAGGTCACCTGCAGTGCGGTCGATATCCAGAACGACAAGCAGTACCTGGTGATGGGAGCCAGCGGGTCAGAGGTCACGCTCAGCCAAGGCTTcaa GTATCGTCTTCCTCTCGACTCTGAGGCGCTGGTGGAGCTGTGGCCGACAGACTGTAGTTCTCCTGAATGTTCGGACTACATTTCCCAGCTGGAGGACTTTGCTCTGGACCTGCAGTTAGTCAGCTGCCCTGACTCCTCATAA